In the genome of Desulfovibrio desulfuricans, the window GAAGTCTTTTCTTCAGATCGACCGAGCCGAGACGCTTCTTCCAAAAGGCACAAATCCATACAGCGAAGCAGTATATAAAACAGCATCTGAAACACTGAACCGTATGATCGATGAAGGTTCTTTTCTTCAGGACAAAGAACCTTGTTACTACTTATACGCGCTTAC includes:
- a CDS encoding DUF1015 family protein, which encodes KSFLQIDRAETLLPKGTNPYSEAVYKTASETLNRMIDEGSFLQDKEPCYYLYALTMNGRTQTGLVGCASIDDYCNNVILKHENTLEAKEQ